AacttaataataaattattatatacatacttgttaaatgaatacaaaaaatgctTTGATTATATTAGTTTTAGTCAGATTATACAAAGCATGCAGATATTTGCAGaacttgaaaaaaaatgcgaTGATTGTGATTTCTTTATATCAGCAACAAATttagataaaaatgatttatgTAGAATACGTGAGTTTGAATTCAGTGACAAGGGTTTACACTTTCATAGAAGAGAACTCCTAGGAAAAATTtgcaataaatttattaagcAAGTGCATGAAATGAATGGAAACGACTTAATTaactttatcattttcttttataaatggAATAAAGATGATAGAaggttaatttttttttataacttttattttaaccATGTCTTTGAcaatttatatcttttaaaccataacatatataaaattctgtttatattaaatacatATGTTACTAATAATGGTTCGGGCATGCTTTTTGATAAATCATTAATAAAGGGAAATGAACTTAATGTGCACTATTTTAAagaattcaaaaaaatagataatTATGCAATTAAAATGAGCAAAGAAGAAATTTACAACAAATCTTATCTGAAGGTATATGAGAATATAGATAAAATTGggaataacaaaatattaaacatTCTAAAGctatatatagataattCAATTTTAAACATTAATAtcgatgaaaaaattataaagatTCTTCATAAGAATTTAatgaatgaaaatataggATATCTTATAAAACTGTTAAAGATATATTGTAGCATGATAAAGGCAGAGAAATGTGATAATACTACAGTAGTTTCTAAATCAAAAGAAGTCATTTTATGCATgttacaaaatttaaaacagAAAACAGACAATGAAAGTGTATTATGTGACATAGATTACAGTACATTATTGAattcaataaataataagtatattttAAGTAAACTTgttgataataatttttctttattttatgaactCTTGTTAAAATCATTCTTCAACATTAAATTTCAAAATCTTCAGTTTCTTTCAATTTCACTGatttctataaaaaatatatattttactttatCAAAGAATAAATGTTATACTAACACttcgttatttttttctgttaTGAAAATGGGATTAAACATGTGTAATAATTTGCTAGAAGATTGTATcagaatgaaaaataaaaatgcaatatatattatatcgCATGATAAGACTATAGACAATCATGTAAAGTCAAAAGATAACAATGAAGAAGTAAATGTGTCAAAAAGAAGTAatagttatttttataaaatcgaaaattatgatgattttatatttaaattaaaagctAATGATTTGTTATATGTTAAAATATTGTCTAATTcctttgtaaaaataaataaattatacagCTCATACGACTTTTACTTATTAttcaataatatatcatgtattttatattattttataataaacaatgatgtaataaaaaggtTTAAtgatacacatatatacattttaaacGATCTATCTTTTgtctataaaaatataaaaagtgaAAGTTCAGatgcaaatataattttaaataaagttaaagagttggtatataaaaatgttttaaaagttAGTAAcctatatattcaaaatatgaaagaagaaaataaatttttaaaggaGCAATAtgtatgttttttaatttttttaaacaatatattttttgatagaattattcattttgattatataaagaatatcTGGTGTCATGtttataatgcatatactTATTTCAAACATAATCAAATGATAAATGAAGACATAATTGCTttacttttattaacatGCTCTAagtttcaattttttattgaaaataattcaaatagtAGGTATAATAGAAAAGAGCTACTggatttaaaatataacatcATTGATGATTTGactataaattatttacaaaagTACAAATACATTTCTTTAGATAATTTatctaaaattttaatatcattatCAAATTTGAAATAcagatataaaatatatgagcccctattattaaaaagtttggaaaatgaaattataaGAATTTGTCCCGAAGCCCAAAATACCAATTTTTTAGACACGCCAAATTATACtagtttaaatataaatttagaaaagATTCGTAATGAGCATATAAAACAACATgtatttgtaaatatgaGCAAAATTATTGAATGCTTAATAAAGTTagatatgtttttatatttaaaagaaacaaaTGTGTACTTAGATTTGTTTAAAAACACATTTtgcaatatatacataaaaaagaatttattaaaaaaaatactttatATAGCCAATAATTTGtacttatataatttttattcgtATGCTTGTAATATCttagaatttttttttaaaaatgaagagaTTTcctacaattttaataaaaatgtagaaaataaagtatttgaaaaaattgcaTGTTATATATCAGAAGATGATTATATTGAAATTTCTAACACAgcatttgtatttttttatgattatttgcaaatgataaataatgaaaagtaTCAAACGGATTTAAATTATCCCCAGAGATGTAGTACCAATTTggatgaaataaaacacAAGGACGATTTACAAAATGGTACAAACGCTTGTTTTGAAATTACAGATAAATGCAATGAAGCAGAAACAGATTGTAACGAATGGACAAGAAGTAATAGCCTGTTAAAAACGAACGGTAGACATAATACATGTCTTgatataatgaatttatttaGATTTTTAAAGGTtgatagaaaaaaaataatattatttcaattatatttatatctttctaatataaaaaagatcaAAGAAACTAATACAACATCTTCTATGTTCCATTTACAAGTATTGacagttttaaaaaacatgaaTCCAAAGTATTTATGTTTGgaaaattatcaaataaaaaatgagcAAGGTACTTTTTTGTATACCATTGATATAGTGGTGTTCAAAGAAAATAtgttcaaaaaattatagttGTTTTTAgtctaatatattattaatttgttttaatatatacacatatatatatttataatgcaAAAAGACAATTtcaatgcatatttatttgatataaaaatatgtaaaaggatttatatattcaaaatatgaaaaaatgtttGAAGTGTGAAGCAACACactcatatatatacactatataatatatgatcATTGCTTCacgcatatatatatacaaggataatttaaattgtgTATTTGAAACAATAtcgattttatattatagtttaattatatttattttttaaattaaaaaaatataattgttttatacaaattattatgtatatatatgctttatATGGCTATATAATGTTGCATACAAATGATATTTGATATCAACAATTTAGCAgcaatttgttttttgttgtttttcactatttaaatttattaagttGTTATTTACTGTTTTATTGTCTGTGGTATTTTTACTGtttatgatatttttatatatttcttctgcaagcatataaaaaacattttttatattaaatccAGTTTTTGCACTTGTTTgaataaaaagtaaattattttcttgaGCATATTTTTGTACCTCTAACATATCAACTTGaaacttatttttatctattttatttgcaactaaaattataatataattgccacttatttttaattggtTTACCCAAGTTTTAGCTCGGTCTAGGGTATTTGAATTACTAATATCAAAAACTATTATAGCGCATGTAGCACCTCTGTAATATAATGGAACAATACTTGCATAACGCTCTTGTCCTGCTGTATCCCatatatcaaattttatgttatacagactttcattatttttattattttcatcattaaatgttatattattattgttattactAGGATTGTCATCACTAGTATTATTAGTTTTgaattcatttatattaactaCATATGTGCAAAAAGAAGCACCTATTGTAgtatttgtattatcatGAAAGGTATCCTTCGTTAACCGTAAAACTATGCTTGATTTCCCCACTGACGATTCTCCTAATAACACTGTTTTGTAACTACTTttcttttccatttttcattttttttaactaatacattataaataagCGAAGTGAAATAACCATGggaaaaatgtaatacaaaaaaacaagtgaaagatacaaaaatatataatggaacaaataaatattatgaattatgaataatatttttagtgaaaatataaaatacgtaaaaaaagtgtaaaatagtatatatatattacccAGAGTAATAAACGAAATAATAGGAGTTAAATGAAGTGTTGtacattataattaaaaaaaaaagaaggaTATAAACTAAattaaagtaaaaatacaacctattattattaatgtttttttatttaaattattttttttaatatctgTTATTGGATGACGTAGAAAAAAAgtgcaatttttttaaaatacaaataaattattacttgacaaaaaaaataaaaaaaatatatataataaaatgaaaaaaaaatacacattTTCAGGGTtaaattttacatattttaaagcacattatgtataattataaaaaaaggaaaaatgTAAAGCCTACTAAAatgtaatttatatatatgaaaatttttgtaaattccTTTTGCGCTTAATATAatgcaaaataatataaaataattttttaagacCTTAAAAAGTATACCTAATAATAGTATAGTAATAATGGCATATGAAATGCAAAGGAGGATACACTAggaattttttacatatataaggTAAAGAATTCattcttattttataactgaaaagatatgtatatataaaaaataaaaatatacaaatatggGTTTATGCCTGCATGTGTAATTCTTTGATGTTAATAAGCCCTgggtaataattttttcccaTCGTCATAGGGAAGATATTTGCTTTTATCTTTTGGGCGATAAcctaaaaaattattatagaaaaaaatagttacaTATGTAAGTTCCATTTTGTGTGTGcatttttccttttcttttttcgcTTCGTTTTTACCTCCATATGATATTTGCTGACATAATGCGGGCAAACGAcgatttaattttttttgattataaaaatcagccctataaaaaaaagaaagtatattcattttcaaGACACACACATTTTTGCATTAATAATGTATGaccatataaaaaaggtgttaaacatttttaagaaaaatcGAACCATATAAAAGAGGCTTGTAAAAAATGGTCGcttgataaattaaaaatgtgtcTCATTTGAAGTATACTATATTTACTCAACTCTGTGACAACAGGTCCagatttttttacttttttttcgtataGGTGCCTATAAATGGtaatataaacatacaTGTTTTCGCTTTATATTAGATACGTAAATATGTGTATACTTATTTGGTTATATTTCATGAACTAACTCccataatatattctttaagTGTGAAGGGAATGTGTCGACATTGGTCGAGGCCTCATCTAAATGTACTAAGAactgaataaaaaatagtatacaaaattatatagttaaaaattaataaaataaaaatattgtatttaaaaaaaaaaaaaaaaaacgaaccCCAAAAGCATATTCTTGACAATTTAAAAGTTCTGtattaaaagaatattCTGGAACATCTTTTAAAAGCATCCAATCACGAACAATTCTCCAAGttatatcaaaaatgtATGTATTCATTATTTCGCCTTGATAACATTCATGTCTTAATCTTTTGTTAATTATCCATAGatgaagaatataaaaatacattttcatattaaatGATTCATCTATTTGAAATATCTTTAATATCTCTTCATTTTCCAACCGTTCTATTATTAGGTGAACTAATCTCCATGCGCATTCTCCATACTCCGTATGCTTTctaataatgtaaaaaaagaaataattttttaatattttttaaagcagcataattatatgatacCACTTAAGCATAAaccattttcattttctgcTACTACATAATATGGACAAAATATAGTAggaaacaattttataactgttttttttctaaacaCGTTTAACGATATAAACAATGAACACATGGATGCATATTCACATTCTATATTATGTGTCTGTATAGTGTAGTAATTATAACTTACAAAAAAACTTTATAAACAAGAGAACTGATAAAGGAACGATCACATTGAGGTATcggtataatatattttgatgaCTCTCGAATACTAATTTTAGTATTTTTGTCTTCATATAAACTTTTGCTTTCTATAACTTTTATATTGTCATATACTTTTACTTGATTAGTAAAGGAtcgaaaaaatgaatatctTCTGTTTAGTAACAATGTTCTTCTACCTTTATTCCACATCCcataaaaagaataaaaaaaaaagttatggaaaattttaataaataataaaaataagctAGCAAACCAATATTGtatttcttttcattttcaagTTGTATTAGTGTTAGTTCATTTCTCTTTATATACATTCATATcccatatacatattactATATTTTCACTTATTCACATGTTCGAATTTTGAATTGTTTGTGAaagcatttttttctcacaaagcatgtatatatgtgtatttgCATTggttatatatgaaataaatataagttataactaaaaattaaaaaaaatgcaatatTCCTCCTTATTGTTTTcgttaaaaatttatataataagaaGGTATagcaaaaaatgaatacaagtgtttataaaaaaaaataggaaaaaatatttttaaatttaatcaatttaatatgtataaatatatttacttatacatattaaaagtcacattttttttttgtaacaaAAATCTATATCTTATTCGAtctttgataaaaaaaatgaaaacatgttgtaaaaaatatatataataattttaaacattatatccatacattttaatatttaaatgtaaTGCATCCATACGACATTCCAGCCCCAAAACCacacatacatataatgttattcctttttattttcccatTGAATatctaaaaaaaacatttagtttatgaaaaggaaatatatgaataaatagaaattatatatgacaTATATTTCACTTAATGAATGTGGGATCACAATgtgaatatatatggatatattttttattaaatatatttacattttccGAGAAGCATAGCGGTATTGAAGCTGCCGATGTGTTTGCATACTCATCCAAGTTTACTAAAATCTGTAAAAGGTAAAATCGCATAATtcattaaaaacaaaactaATAAGGCCATAATAATTACTACAAGCATAGCCATCATTTCTACACACAgatatgtattataaagCGAAATAGAGattagataaaaatatcgtTACCTTTGATTTTGGTATATTTAAAGTACTTGCAACTGATTCTAAAATTCTAATATTAGCTtgatgaaatataaaataatcaacatcatctaattttaaattgaCATTTTCTAcagatttttttaaaactttaggtattttatttattgcatatttaaaaacttCTTTCccattcatatttatttttccatatttattttggttTGGGTTGTCTAAATTATCCTTATCgttttcaaaattaattgttaataaattatttagttCACTATTTGATCCTAGATAATAGTcgtaaatattattttcttcatttgtGTTTGTTCGTTGTAAAATCATAGCGCCTACGAAAAAAAGTTTGTAACTATTGTTTGGCAACAAATTGGAATGgctaataataaaagggatagtcatttttatatgtataaatcaTGTAGtgatatatatgaacatgtcatatgaaaaatgcaAACGCCACCTGCTCCATCCCCAAACAAAACGCACGTGTTGCGGTCTCTCCAGTCCACGAAGTTGCTCAATGCATCACTTCCAATgattaaaatgtttttatacttgggtaaaaaattgtatgctaaaaaatgtaagggaaaaatataattatcaaattatatgcagatcatattttatttatcatgtatatataatttttctaagAACCCGTAGCAAAAGCAAAGACAAATCCTGTGCATGCTGCTGTTAAATCCATATTGACACTATTTTTACATCCTAGTTCATtactaatattatttgcatCTCCAAATAAGTTTTGAGGTGTAGATGATGCGTTTATAATCTgaaaatgtgtatattaaaaataggaaaggtttctatataaaaaaaaggaatttgACTACATTGACATTCTTACCATATCTATATCTAACGGATTTAACGACGCAGTTTTTAAAGCTTGCTTAGCACTTTCTACTTGTAGAgttgttatattttcatttttttttagtatccttctttttttaattcctgTCCTGGTTTGTATCCACTACAATGGGAATTCAAATACGAAACCGgattgcatatatatgaaaaagtaTCAATAAAGATATACGTATGtagtaaattattttataaacttTATGAGTGCACAAAACATAGTTCagacaaaaaagaaaaagacaCATAATATTACTTCGTCATTTGTAtcgatatatttttttaattcgtcGTTATGAATTTCATGTGAAGGGTAAGAATGACCATGTCCAATTATCTTACCCCCAactaatttgaaaaaaataaaaagaaaaacatattaaagAGACAACAAAGGTGTATACACATTATATTGTTGCAAaattatgtacatatatttttacctTTTCCTCCTATAGCACGTATTTTAGTTGTATGTTGTATAGAATgaacattatttaaaaaattatatttactattctttatttcgagtgcaaaaaaaaaggaagtaaaattatacagaattaatataaatacgtaaagaatcatttttattttttttttttcggaATATTTGagatatattgttttataacttattttttaataacaaaaaatgttttttttttattgggTTTTTGACAAAATGATGagaatacatatataattgcgcatttttttactttagTATTTTCGAAATTGTttacatttataattttaaatcattttatattttttaaaagaaaaaaaagccAACTTTAATAACGCAcacttatatttatctacATTTTATGAACGAAgctttctatatttttttatgtatttattttgatttgtTCTATAAAACAGGAgtaacatatattaattatacttACATAGCAAGTAGCAGttcttattatattcttcaCCATTTTATGGAGCAAACCAAATAAACAACCAACCAACAGAATGAACgaataaatatgcacacaTTTATACCGTTGTCGAAGTGTGCTACCCatcattaatttattatatacattttttataaaatgattggaaaataatgttattttttaaaataaatgcgAATTTTAAGCATGATACAGATTTAAGTGAAGGTGTAAAGAATTATTTCGCAAAACAAAAACATCATGCAATTGGATAGATATCcatataacataaaaaatgagaGCCAACATAAATTGCTTGTTGCTTTCTCTTTtcgtttttattaataaataaaagctAATAGAAAttgattttatattatgttaTACCTATTTTAAGAGCATATTGTACTATACATAGAAAGacgaaagaaaaaaaaatcatccTAAGTACTGTATGTTTTGATGAgtaatatatgatatttgtgtgtaataatttaaacttataattttgttagttattttatttttataaaaaaaggaaaatagttaaatagaaaaaatatataatatatttacatacaCAATATGTTTTGgttatttaatttgtatatatttttattaaatgatttggaatattttttatgtgtaatattttttaagtgcTATGTATGTGTGTTATGTAGCTTATTCcgcaattatatttataaaaaatttataatatattatgtttttcttATTTACATTCTCGTggttaatatatattattatcattatttttttaattttaaaaaatatttttgtttgttGCGTTTTTCTttgtatcattttttaaattaaaagcaAAAGAGAAGAAAGAAATGTCATATaccacaaaatatataatgcaaACAGAATGGAGTACAAAACTTAATTTTTGCTGACacaatatgaatatacatatatatttaaataatttaaaactGTTTTAAATGTgaaatatagatatataaaaaaggttgaagaaaatggttttataatatatctatagatataataatatatgcatatattaacatGACTAACAAATGATGCATATAAATTGAgagaaaaatgatataatatataattttatattgtaatccctttttttaaaaaacagTTTTAAGCACatagataaagaaaattcatatttattttaaatattatgaatgaAAACATATTAAGAAATATTTGGAGGTACAAGCCATGtctatttataaaaaaaattattcggAACAAATCAGTTTTGTGCTTAAAAATATCTTGTAATATTTCGAGAagtaatttgaaaaatggaTCCTTTAGgttaaacaattttatcaaTGTGTGGGGGataaatgcaaaaaaaaaagttaacacaaaaaataaattaaagagtttacaagaaaattataaagtaAATAATGATGTCCACTATTTAAATACAAACTTGCTTACACAATGTCTTAACAAAAGTAGCCACGTATTAAAACCCAATTCTCACCATATTCTTATTCACCATAaaatttgttcatattcAACAACAAAGAGTGAAAAGGTTGCGAAGGAAAGTAGCGAACAAGATAAAAATCcaaatgatgaagaaaaaaataatgatatgataaaaggaaataatCCAAGTGTTGAAGAAaacggaaaaaaaaataatgatataaa
This portion of the Plasmodium chabaudi chabaudi strain AS genome assembly, chromosome: 3 genome encodes:
- a CDS encoding ras-related protein Rab-5A, putative codes for the protein MEKKSSYKTVLLGESSVGKSSIVLRLTKDTFHDNTNTTIGASFCTYVVNINEFKTNNTSDDNPSNNNNNITFNDENNKNNESLYNIKFDIWDTAGQERYASIVPLYYRGATCAIIVFDISNSNTLDRAKTWVNQLKISGNYIIILVANKIDKNKFQVDMLEVQKYAQENNLLFIQTSAKTGFNIKNVFYMLAEEIYKNIINSKNTTDNKTVNNNLINLNSEKQQKTNCC
- a CDS encoding ubiquinol-cytochrome-c reductase complex assembly factor 1, putative, coding for MWNKGRRTLLLNRRYSFFRSFTNQVKVYDNIKVIESKSLYEDKNTKISIRESSKYIIPIPQCDRSFISSLVYKVFLKHTEYGECAWRLVHLIIERLENEEILKIFQIDESFNMKMYFYILHLWIINKRLRHECYQGEIMNTYIFDITWRIVRDWMLLKDVPEYSFNTELLNCQEYAFGFLVHLDEASTNVDTFPSHLKNILWEHLYEKKVKKSGPVVTELSKYSILQMRHIFNLSSDHFLQASFIWADFYNQKKLNRRLPALCQQISYGGYRPKDKSKYLPYDDGKKLLPRAY
- a CDS encoding apicoplast beta-ketoacyl-acyl carrier protein synthase III precursor, putative, producing the protein MILYVFILILYNFTSFFFALEIKNSKYNFLNNVHSIQHTTKIRAIGGKVGGKIIGHGHSYPSHEIHNDELKKYIDTNDEWIQTRTGIKKRRILKKNENITTLQVESAKQALKTASLNPLDIDMIINASSTPQNLFGDANNISNELGCKNSVNMDLTAACTGFVFAFATAYNFLPKYKNILIIGSDALSNFVDWRDRNTCVLFGDGAGAMILQRTNTNEENNIYDYYLGSNSELNNLLTINFENDKDNLDNPNQNKYGKINMNGKEVFKYAINKIPKVLKKSVENVNLKLDDVDYFIFHQANIRILESVASTLNIPKSKILVNLDEYANTSAASIPLCFSENIFNGKIKRNNIICMCGFGAGMSYGCITFKY